From a single Okeanomitos corallinicola TIOX110 genomic region:
- a CDS encoding class I SAM-dependent methyltransferase — protein sequence MENWTQGYVSDVSYDYSFFPELSPISLAFNLLDARFLPPSLDKITYCELGCGQGFTTNVLAAANPQSQFWGVDFNPTHAAEAQRLADAANLQNVHFSDQNFAEFLAADTPQFDFITLHGVYSWINDDNQRTVVDLLRQKLKFGGAVYLSHNTLPGWSAIMPLRELMVQYAGGSHDSSIQKVEKGLEFANHLQKLKARYFLENPLVKQDLAEMQEDSRNYLAHEYFNDNWRPLYHFEVAKQLAEAKLTFATSADIDDQFHDLKLDQDQLNLLAETTDITLRQTMRDFLFNTRFRRDIYIKGPIKLSALEQVELLSNFRFALVVDPEDIEYEIDLVGRMIRLDEKIYQPLIASLAERPQTLRELMKQPALTKLDFASILQALKILITNYSAVPALSQEGEAERKESVAQFNTAVLKRARFGADTQILASPMTGSGIDMNRSEQLMLLAHLRPGDPVQFIWNLLQVQGERLIKDGKPLESPEANQAELREQIQQFQELRLPLLKHLGLI from the coding sequence ATGGAAAATTGGACTCAGGGTTACGTTTCAGATGTCAGCTATGATTACAGTTTCTTTCCAGAACTATCACCCATTAGCCTTGCTTTCAACCTTCTAGATGCAAGGTTTTTACCTCCATCCCTAGATAAAATTACTTACTGTGAATTAGGGTGTGGTCAGGGTTTCACCACAAATGTGCTGGCAGCGGCCAACCCCCAGAGTCAATTCTGGGGTGTTGATTTTAACCCAACCCATGCCGCAGAAGCACAGCGTCTTGCTGATGCAGCAAACCTCCAGAATGTCCATTTTTCTGATCAGAATTTTGCAGAATTTCTGGCAGCAGATACACCTCAATTTGATTTCATTACGTTACATGGGGTGTATTCCTGGATTAATGATGATAACCAACGCACTGTTGTTGATTTACTCCGACAAAAACTAAAGTTTGGAGGTGCTGTTTATCTGAGCCATAATACATTACCAGGTTGGTCAGCAATCATGCCACTGAGGGAACTAATGGTTCAGTATGCAGGTGGTTCTCATGATTCCAGTATTCAGAAGGTAGAAAAAGGGCTGGAGTTTGCCAACCATCTCCAAAAACTTAAAGCTAGATATTTCCTAGAAAATCCTCTGGTTAAACAAGATTTAGCAGAGATGCAAGAAGATTCCCGAAATTACCTTGCCCATGAATATTTTAATGATAATTGGCGACCTCTATACCATTTTGAAGTAGCGAAACAACTAGCTGAGGCTAAACTCACCTTTGCCACCTCAGCAGATATTGATGATCAATTCCATGATTTAAAATTAGATCAAGATCAATTAAATTTATTAGCAGAAACGACAGATATAACCTTGCGGCAAACGATGCGAGACTTTTTATTTAATACTCGATTTCGTAGGGATATTTATATCAAAGGGCCAATTAAATTATCAGCTTTGGAACAAGTTGAGTTACTGAGTAATTTTCGTTTTGCTCTAGTTGTTGATCCAGAAGATATTGAATATGAAATTGACCTAGTTGGTCGGATGATTAGACTAGATGAAAAAATTTATCAGCCTCTGATTGCATCTCTGGCAGAACGTCCCCAGACTCTCAGGGAACTGATGAAACAACCTGCTTTAACCAAACTGGATTTTGCCTCTATTTTGCAAGCACTGAAAATATTGATCACTAATTATAGTGCCGTTCCTGCGTTGTCTCAAGAGGGTGAAGCAGAACGAAAAGAATCTGTTGCTCAGTTTAATACCGCTGTTCTCAAACGAGCTAGATTTGGGGCTGATACTCAAATTCTGGCCTCACCGATGACAGGAAGTGGAATTGATATGAATCGCTCGGAACAACTGATGTTGTTGGCTCATTTGCGTCCAGGAGATCCGGTGCAATTTATCTGGAATCTTCTGCAAGTTCAAGGAGAAAGGTTGATTAAAGATGGTAAACCGCTGGAGTCTCCAGAGGCAAATCAGGCGGAACTAAGAGAGCAGATTCAACAATTTCAAGAGTTGCGTTTACCCTTGCTCAAACACTTAGGATTGATTTGA
- a CDS encoding NAD(P)/FAD-dependent oxidoreductase — MQNPDVIVIGSGIGGLSAAALLARYGKRVLVCESHTIPGGAAHSFKRRGFEFDSGPSFYCGLTGSQSLNPLKQILDVLGETLPVIPYDPLGHYHFPEGTFAVYSNAERYRQELNKFTPEGAKEFQRFEQRLLGLYDAMKGIPTLALRSDWQVIPLLLQRYLLSLGKMLFNLPLVQSSVGSVMDATIKDAWIRRLIDLECFLLSGLKAEGTIAPEVAFMLGERSRAGVEYPVGGSKTIVDALIRGLQNFGGELRLGVHVKQILVEAGKAVGVKLRNGDNLKAPIVISNATLWNTYHDLLHPEDLPAGYCQAALDTPAVESFTHLHLGIKADGLQNLTGHHVVVHDGNKDITIPGNTCMISIPTVWDKSLAPPGHHVVHAYTLETFTGWERNDSYENRKREKAQNLYRGLERVIPDVRERVVLELIGTPLTHASYLRRYRGTYGPAIAAGKGMFPSMYTPIKGLYRVGDSTLPGIGVPAVAASGILCANTLVDVGQVLAVL, encoded by the coding sequence ATGCAAAATCCTGATGTTATTGTAATTGGTAGTGGTATTGGTGGTTTATCTGCTGCTGCTTTACTCGCACGTTATGGAAAACGGGTTTTAGTTTGTGAAAGTCATACTATTCCTGGTGGTGCAGCACACAGTTTTAAAAGACGCGGTTTTGAATTTGATTCTGGACCCTCCTTTTATTGTGGTTTAACTGGTTCTCAAAGTTTAAACCCCCTCAAACAAATTCTTGATGTTCTTGGTGAAACTCTCCCAGTTATACCTTACGATCCTTTAGGACATTATCACTTTCCTGAAGGTACTTTTGCAGTTTATAGCAATGCAGAACGTTACCGTCAGGAATTAAATAAATTTACACCCGAAGGTGCTAAGGAATTTCAACGATTTGAACAGCGTTTGTTGGGACTTTACGACGCAATGAAAGGTATTCCTACTTTAGCACTGCGGTCAGACTGGCAAGTTATCCCCCTGTTATTACAGCGTTATTTACTATCTCTGGGAAAAATGCTGTTCAATTTACCTCTTGTGCAAAGTTCTGTGGGTAGTGTCATGGATGCTACTATCAAAGATGCTTGGATAAGGCGACTAATTGACCTAGAATGCTTTTTATTATCTGGTTTAAAGGCAGAAGGTACTATTGCTCCTGAAGTAGCTTTTATGCTTGGTGAACGCTCCCGCGCTGGGGTGGAATATCCCGTAGGTGGTAGTAAGACGATTGTTGATGCTTTGATACGAGGTTTGCAGAATTTTGGTGGTGAGTTGCGTTTAGGTGTTCATGTTAAGCAAATTTTAGTAGAAGCTGGTAAAGCCGTAGGTGTGAAATTACGGAATGGTGATAATTTAAAAGCACCTATAGTCATTTCTAATGCTACCCTTTGGAATACTTATCATGATTTACTACATCCTGAAGATTTACCCGCTGGTTATTGCCAAGCAGCTTTAGATACTCCAGCAGTAGAAAGTTTTACGCACTTACACTTAGGGATTAAAGCTGATGGTTTGCAGAATTTAACAGGTCATCACGTGGTAGTTCATGATGGAAATAAAGATATTACTATTCCTGGAAATACTTGCATGATTTCCATTCCTACCGTGTGGGATAAGTCTTTAGCACCACCAGGACATCATGTAGTTCATGCTTACACTTTAGAAACTTTTACGGGATGGGAACGCAATGATAGTTATGAAAATCGGAAGCGGGAAAAAGCACAAAATTTATACCGAGGATTAGAACGTGTTATCCCTGATGTGCGGGAGCGGGTGGTGTTGGAGTTAATTGGTACTCCTTTAACCCATGCTAGTTACTTACGACGTTATCGGGGTACCTATGGCCCTGCTATTGCTGCGGGCAAGGGTATGTTCCCAAGTATGTATACACCAATTAAGGGTTTGTATCGGGTGGGAGATAGCACTTTACCGGGTATAGGTGTTCCTGCGGTTGCTGCTTCGGGTATTTTGTGTGCGAATACTTTGGTTGATGTAGGGCAGGTTTTGGCGGTTTTGTAG
- a CDS encoding ATP-binding cassette domain-containing protein yields the protein MTNHKSQITNYQSPKEEPLIKLRGISKTFGKNKVLDNIDLDIYKGEAVGIIGPSGTGKSTILRIIAGLLEPDEGEIYIQEEKRDGLIEDANDPVGIGMVFQQAALFDSLNVDENVGFSLYQNTKLGRSRIQELVREKLAMVGLSDIGHLLPSELSGGMKKRVSFARAIMSNPEKPEDSPEVLLYDEPTAGLDPIASTVIEDLIRSLQCQQGVCSTYCIVTHQDSTIRRTADRLVFLYQGKVKWQGKISEVDNTENSHIRQFMSGSVQGPIQVAS from the coding sequence ATGACCAATCACAAATCACAAATCACCAATTACCAATCACCTAAAGAAGAACCATTAATTAAACTCAGAGGTATTTCTAAAACTTTTGGTAAAAACAAGGTTTTAGATAATATTGACTTGGACATTTATAAGGGAGAAGCAGTAGGAATTATTGGCCCGTCGGGAACTGGTAAATCAACGATTTTAAGAATTATAGCTGGTTTATTAGAACCAGATGAAGGAGAAATTTATATCCAGGAAGAAAAACGAGATGGTTTAATAGAAGATGCTAATGATCCTGTAGGAATTGGTATGGTATTTCAACAAGCGGCCCTATTTGATTCTTTGAATGTAGATGAAAATGTTGGTTTTTCATTATACCAGAATACGAAATTAGGGCGATCGCGTATTCAAGAATTAGTGAGGGAAAAATTAGCAATGGTAGGGTTATCAGATATTGGTCATCTTTTACCATCAGAATTGTCAGGAGGGATGAAAAAACGGGTCAGTTTTGCTCGTGCAATTATGTCTAATCCCGAAAAACCCGAAGACAGTCCAGAGGTTTTATTATACGATGAACCTACAGCAGGACTTGATCCTATAGCTTCAACAGTAATTGAGGATTTAATCCGTAGTTTACAATGTCAACAAGGTGTATGTAGTACCTACTGCATTGTTACCCACCAAGATAGTACCATTCGTCGTACAGCAGATAGATTAGTATTTCTTTATCAAGGCAAGGTAAAATGGCAAGGTAAAATAAGTGAAGTAGACAACACGGAAAACTCTCATATCAGGCAATTTATGAGCGGAAGTGTACAAGGTCCAATTCAAGTAGCTAGTTGA